A single Salmo trutta chromosome 14, fSalTru1.1, whole genome shotgun sequence DNA region contains:
- the LOC115208691 gene encoding trafficking kinesin-binding protein 1 isoform X3, with amino-acid sequence MEESFRPVTMEVWSSSASEEEEEEKESGHGSQEEEEEEVEEGGKPHNKEILCRELMQVLCSERVGQVTKTYHDIEAVTHLLEENEEQTAVVLQKERDLELAARIGQSLLKQNRDLTARNELMDEQLEIAKEEIAQLRHELSMRDDLLHLYASTEEIENASDSHALMKRNESSNSLSNFVNYDFIQQKLKGLEEENLKLRCEANELTSETANYEEQEQELMMVCVEELTSVNKQVVDLSDELARKVEDTLRQQEEISSLLAQIVDLQARCKRLTTDNEELTQHLSASRENQSQLKSELNYLQDKYSECEDMLRETREDIKNLRNKSLPNSTVQRYSSLSAVFPMDSLAAEIEGTFRKGLDVPAPSEYKNHPWRVFETVKVVNHASRLRSRCHSPGQVPGSSPVSLRSSRASTPRTSYYGSDSASFTLEDKPPSAVSRLAEVAHTEDSSVSGPKRLGMPGMPGGQDLEAALRCLSDRQQSHASERPFFEVERERKLRALATACQRGSEEVGELGSSGFLTPNDSLVSSSVASTGTNYSNGSSLHSSAGSGGSRSYLPDRLQIVKPLEGSVTLHHWQQLAKPNLGGILHPRPGVLTKDFRELEIDLQHVYSLNDLEEDEPDLLQLSHGLAAGVHGTTVTPPSSGPNLPQTPPTHTVTNCRRHHPSLLLPSFSTSLCSRSLSARGSCEHLTTTSPSSSNQQHCVLTFDPSQGGGHHSTSTPAPALSLGLLKLLKEQGISASTLPYPYHQLTPHTPHTRPTTAEEERGGGTCTMEEEGRMNIFSFNLVEKLRSLGLHKVAARGVVD; translated from the exons atggaagagaGCTTCCGTCCGGTCACCATGGAGGTGTGGAGTTCCTCTGCttccgaggaggaggaggaagagaaggagagcggCCACGGGAgccaggaggaggaagaagaggaggtggaggagggaggaaagccACACAATAAGGAGATTCTGTGCAGGGAACTGATGCAAG TGCTGTGTTCAGAGAGAGTGGGCCAGGTCACTAAGACCTACCATGACATTGAGGCTGTCACCCACCTACTGGAAGAG AATGAAGAACAAACCGCTGTCGTCTTGCAGAAAGAGCGGGACCTCGAGTTGGCGGCCCGGATCGGCCAATCACTGCTCAAGCAGAATCGGGATCTAACGGCCCGGAATGAGTTAATGGACGAACAGCTGGAGATCGCTAAGGAAGAG ATAGCCCAGCTGCGACATGAGCTCTCCATGAGAGACGACCTGCTCCACTTGTACGCCAGCACAGAGGAGATCGAGAACGCCTCCGACTCACACGCACT AATGAAGAGGAACGAGTCATCCAACTCCCTCAGTAACTTTGTCAATTATGACTTCATACAGCAGAAACTCAAAGGTCTGGAGGAGGAGAACCTCAAACTACGCTGTGAG GCCAATGAACTGACGTCAGAGACCGCTAACTATGAGGAACAAGAGCAGGAGctgatgatggtgtgtgtggaggaaCTCA CCTCTGTGAATAAGCAGGTGGTGGACCTGTCTGATGAGTTGGCCCGTAAGGTGGAGGACACTCTCAGGCAGCAGGAGGAGATCAGCTCCCTGCTCGCACAAATAGTCGACCTGCAGGCACGCTGCAAAAGG CTCACCACTGACAACGAAGAGCTGACCCAGCACCTGAGTGCCTCGCGGGAGAACCAATCACAGCTCAAATCAGAG CTAAACTACCTGCAGGACAAGTACTCAGAGTGTGAGGACATGCTACGGGAGACCAGAGAGGACATTAAGAACCTGCGCAACAAGAGCCTGCCCAACAGCACGGTGCAGCGCTACAGCTCCCTATCAGCCGTGTTCCCCATGGACTCCCTGGCAGCAGAGATAGAGGGCACCTTCCGCAAGGGCCTGGACGTCCCCGCACCCTCCGAGTACAA GAATCACCCGTGGCGTGTGTTTGAGACGGTGAAGGTGGTGAACCATGCGTCGAGGCTGCGGTCGCGGTGCCACTCCCCCGGCCAGGTGCCCGGCTCCAGCCCTGTGTCGCTGCGCTCCAGCCGTGCCTCCACCCCCCGTACCAGCTACTACGGCTCAGACAGTGCCAGCTTCACCTTGGAGGACAAACCACCTAGTGCCGTATCGAGGCTGGCAGAGGTGGCACACACTGAGGACAGCAG TGTAAGTGGCCCTAAGCGTCTGGGTATGCCGGGCATGCCTGGAGGCCAGGACCTTGAGGCCGCTCTCCGCTGTTTATCTGACCGCCAGCAGAGCCATGCCTCAGAGCGCCCCTTCTTTGAGGTGGAGCGCGAACGCAAACTCCGCGCCCTGGCCACCGCCTGCCAGCGGGGCAGCGAGGAGGTGGGCGAGCTGGGCTCCAGCGGGTTCCTTACGCCCAACGACAGCCTGGTGTCCAGCTCGGTGGCGTCGACAGGCACCAACTACTCCAATGGCAGCTCGCTGCACTCCTCGGCCGGATCGGGGGGCTCGCGCTCCTACCTACCTGACCGCCTGCAGATTGTCAAGCCCCTGGAAG GCTCAGTGACCCTGCACCACTGGCAGCAGCTGGCCAAACCCAACCTGGGCGGTATCCTGCACCCTCGCCCGGGGGTCCTCACCAAAGACTTCCGGGAGCTGGAGATCGACCTCCAACACGTCTACAGCCTCAATGACCTGGAGGAGGACGAGCCTGACTTATTACAGCTCTCCCATGGCCTGGCTGCCGGAGTCCACGGCACCACGG TCACTCCTCCATCCTCTGGCCCCAACCTCCCCCAGACCCCTCCCACCCACACCGTCACCAACTGTCGGCGCCACCACCCCTCcctcctgctcccctccttctccaccaG CCTTTGCTCTCGCAGCCTGTCCGCTCGTGGGAGCTGTGAGCATCTGACTACcacgtcaccctcctcttccAATCAGCAGCACTGTGTGCTGACCTTTGACCCTAGCCAGGGCGGTGGCcaccactccacctccaccccagcACCTGCTCTATCACTGGGACTCCTGAAGCTGCTGAAGGAGCAGGGCATCTCTGCCTCCACCCTCCCCTACCCATACCACCAActgaccccacacacaccccacacacgcCCCACAACGGCAGAGGAAGAGCGGGGTGGAGGAACATGCACTATGGAGGAAGAAGGGAGAatgaacattttcagcttcaacCTGGTAGAGAAGCTGAGGAGTCTGGGACTTCACAAGGTGGCAGCCCGAGGCGTGGTGGACTGA
- the LOC115208691 gene encoding trafficking kinesin-binding protein 1 isoform X4: MEESFRPVTMEVWSSSASEEEEEEKESGHGSQEEEEEEVEEGGKPHNKEILCRELMQVLCSERVGQVTKTYHDIEAVTHLLEEKERDLELAARIGQSLLKQNRDLTARNELMDEQLEIAKEEIAQLRHELSMRDDLLHLYASTEEIENASDSHALMKRNESSNSLSNFVNYDFIQQKLKGLEEENLKLRCEANELTSETANYEEQEQELMMVCVEELTSVNKQVVDLSDELARKVEDTLRQQEEISSLLAQIVDLQARCKRLTTDNEELTQHLSASRENQSQLKSELNYLQDKYSECEDMLRETREDIKNLRNKSLPNSTVQRYSSLSAVFPMDSLAAEIEGTFRKGLDVPAPSEYKNHPWRVFETVKVVNHASRLRSRCHSPGQVPGSSPVSLRSSRASTPRTSYYGSDSASFTLEDKPPSAVSRLAEVAHTEDSSVSGPKRLGMPGMPGGQDLEAALRCLSDRQQSHASERPFFEVERERKLRALATACQRGSEEVGELGSSGFLTPNDSLVSSSVASTGTNYSNGSSLHSSAGSGGSRSYLPDRLQIVKPLEGSVTLHHWQQLAKPNLGGILHPRPGVLTKDFRELEIDLQHVYSLNDLEEDEPDLLQLSHGLAAGVHGTTVTPPSSGPNLPQTPPTHTVTNCRRHHPSLLLPSFSTSLCSRSLSARGSCEHLTTTSPSSSNQQHCVLTFDPSQGGGHHSTSTPAPALSLGLLKLLKEQGISASTLPYPYHQLTPHTPHTRPTTAEEERGGGTCTMEEEGRMNIFSFNLVEKLRSLGLHKVAARGVVD; encoded by the exons atggaagagaGCTTCCGTCCGGTCACCATGGAGGTGTGGAGTTCCTCTGCttccgaggaggaggaggaagagaaggagagcggCCACGGGAgccaggaggaggaagaagaggaggtggaggagggaggaaagccACACAATAAGGAGATTCTGTGCAGGGAACTGATGCAAG TGCTGTGTTCAGAGAGAGTGGGCCAGGTCACTAAGACCTACCATGACATTGAGGCTGTCACCCACCTACTGGAAGAG AAAGAGCGGGACCTCGAGTTGGCGGCCCGGATCGGCCAATCACTGCTCAAGCAGAATCGGGATCTAACGGCCCGGAATGAGTTAATGGACGAACAGCTGGAGATCGCTAAGGAAGAG ATAGCCCAGCTGCGACATGAGCTCTCCATGAGAGACGACCTGCTCCACTTGTACGCCAGCACAGAGGAGATCGAGAACGCCTCCGACTCACACGCACT AATGAAGAGGAACGAGTCATCCAACTCCCTCAGTAACTTTGTCAATTATGACTTCATACAGCAGAAACTCAAAGGTCTGGAGGAGGAGAACCTCAAACTACGCTGTGAG GCCAATGAACTGACGTCAGAGACCGCTAACTATGAGGAACAAGAGCAGGAGctgatgatggtgtgtgtggaggaaCTCA CCTCTGTGAATAAGCAGGTGGTGGACCTGTCTGATGAGTTGGCCCGTAAGGTGGAGGACACTCTCAGGCAGCAGGAGGAGATCAGCTCCCTGCTCGCACAAATAGTCGACCTGCAGGCACGCTGCAAAAGG CTCACCACTGACAACGAAGAGCTGACCCAGCACCTGAGTGCCTCGCGGGAGAACCAATCACAGCTCAAATCAGAG CTAAACTACCTGCAGGACAAGTACTCAGAGTGTGAGGACATGCTACGGGAGACCAGAGAGGACATTAAGAACCTGCGCAACAAGAGCCTGCCCAACAGCACGGTGCAGCGCTACAGCTCCCTATCAGCCGTGTTCCCCATGGACTCCCTGGCAGCAGAGATAGAGGGCACCTTCCGCAAGGGCCTGGACGTCCCCGCACCCTCCGAGTACAA GAATCACCCGTGGCGTGTGTTTGAGACGGTGAAGGTGGTGAACCATGCGTCGAGGCTGCGGTCGCGGTGCCACTCCCCCGGCCAGGTGCCCGGCTCCAGCCCTGTGTCGCTGCGCTCCAGCCGTGCCTCCACCCCCCGTACCAGCTACTACGGCTCAGACAGTGCCAGCTTCACCTTGGAGGACAAACCACCTAGTGCCGTATCGAGGCTGGCAGAGGTGGCACACACTGAGGACAGCAG TGTAAGTGGCCCTAAGCGTCTGGGTATGCCGGGCATGCCTGGAGGCCAGGACCTTGAGGCCGCTCTCCGCTGTTTATCTGACCGCCAGCAGAGCCATGCCTCAGAGCGCCCCTTCTTTGAGGTGGAGCGCGAACGCAAACTCCGCGCCCTGGCCACCGCCTGCCAGCGGGGCAGCGAGGAGGTGGGCGAGCTGGGCTCCAGCGGGTTCCTTACGCCCAACGACAGCCTGGTGTCCAGCTCGGTGGCGTCGACAGGCACCAACTACTCCAATGGCAGCTCGCTGCACTCCTCGGCCGGATCGGGGGGCTCGCGCTCCTACCTACCTGACCGCCTGCAGATTGTCAAGCCCCTGGAAG GCTCAGTGACCCTGCACCACTGGCAGCAGCTGGCCAAACCCAACCTGGGCGGTATCCTGCACCCTCGCCCGGGGGTCCTCACCAAAGACTTCCGGGAGCTGGAGATCGACCTCCAACACGTCTACAGCCTCAATGACCTGGAGGAGGACGAGCCTGACTTATTACAGCTCTCCCATGGCCTGGCTGCCGGAGTCCACGGCACCACGG TCACTCCTCCATCCTCTGGCCCCAACCTCCCCCAGACCCCTCCCACCCACACCGTCACCAACTGTCGGCGCCACCACCCCTCcctcctgctcccctccttctccaccaG CCTTTGCTCTCGCAGCCTGTCCGCTCGTGGGAGCTGTGAGCATCTGACTACcacgtcaccctcctcttccAATCAGCAGCACTGTGTGCTGACCTTTGACCCTAGCCAGGGCGGTGGCcaccactccacctccaccccagcACCTGCTCTATCACTGGGACTCCTGAAGCTGCTGAAGGAGCAGGGCATCTCTGCCTCCACCCTCCCCTACCCATACCACCAActgaccccacacacaccccacacacgcCCCACAACGGCAGAGGAAGAGCGGGGTGGAGGAACATGCACTATGGAGGAAGAAGGGAGAatgaacattttcagcttcaacCTGGTAGAGAAGCTGAGGAGTCTGGGACTTCACAAGGTGGCAGCCCGAGGCGTGGTGGACTGA